CTGTGTAAGCTTTTCAGCAACTGATGATTGTTATATGAATAAAGAAATAATACTTGCAATATGGAGAAAGTAAATATCATCGACGAACTATCGACCATTAAAAAATACTGGACTCAAAAAATTATTGGGGTTGCCAATGGTCAATTAATCAAACTTGCAAAAGGAGTTGGTGAAATAAACTGGCATAAGCATGACGATCAGGATGAGTTGTTTCTCCTTTACAAAGGACATTTGACTATTCAGCTAAGAGATCAAGCTATTGACCTGTACCCCAATGATCTGTTCATTGTTCCTAAGGGAGTGGAGCATTGTCCGAAAGCAGACGGTGAAGTTGAATTTTTGATCATGGGAATAAACATCACATCGAATGCTGCTGGTGGACGCCCAAGTAACCGGACGTTTAATGATTCTTCAATTTAGCGTGATTGTATAAAATGAACGTAAACCTGACTAATTCAGGATTAAGTAAAAAAATACCGGACCATGCAATTTAATTTTGACCAGGATATTCTACTTGAAAGCGAACATCTCTTATTAAGACCGCTTTCTGTAGCTGATATCGAAAACCTGTTGGGTGTTGCCACAGCGGATAAATCGTTGTTGCAGTTTTCTCCTAAGCAGGTTTATACCAAGGAGCTTTTGTCGGAATATATCAGCGAAGCTATGCTGGCAAGAGTTGCTAAAACCAGATATCCGTTCAGTATTTTCAATAAGACTTCGAATTGTTATGCAGGCAGCACTTCATTTTTGAATATTTCCAATGCCGATGACCGGCTTGAAATCGGAGCTACCTGGATAGACAGGTCGTTTCATGGCACCGGATTGAACCGGCAATGTAAGTTCCTGTTGTTGCAGTATGCGTTTTATGAAGCAGGAGCTCACCGTGTAGAATTCAGAACTGATGAGCGGAATATACGTTCGAGAAAAGCGATTGAGAAAACAGGTGGGGTTTTTGAAGGGATTTTAAAAGAGCACACTTTAATGTATGATGGTTTCAGGCGTAACACCTGTTGTTACCGGATTTTAAAAAGTGAGTGGGAACAGATGAAACCTTCGTTTATACTATAAAATAGTTAACCTTAATTACAAATTTTATTGAAATGGAAACAAACAATCTGCTTCTTATACATGCTGTTAAAGTAATTGAATATCGATTTATAAAAGCTACAAACGGTTCAACAGAAAGTTTCGGTGACTTTAAAATCAGTGAGCATACACGAACGCCGACTGAAATCATCAACCACATGTTTGACTTAGTTGCCAAAACAAAGTCGTTGATTGTTGATGGACATTTTAACATAGCTCCCATCGAATTGTTCGATTTTGAACAGGAGAAAGAACGTTTACTATTTGGCTTGAGGGATTTGCAGACGATTATTAAAATAGCTGAAATTGATTTTGAAATAATAAAAAAAATACTTCAAGGGCCTGTCATGGATATCACAACACATATAGGTCAAATAGCAATGCTGAATGGACTGCATGGCAATAAAATACCCAAAGAGAGCTACTATGATTCAATTATAAATTAGTGCTGCAATGAAAACGCAGAAAACAATTTACATTATTGGTGCAGGGGCAATAGGAAAAGCCCTTGCAACATTTCTGAGTTATGAAGGAAAAGAGGTAATTATTCTACGGGGAAGTGTTGACGATCATTCAGACTACGTTGAGAAAATTAGTATTGAATTGAATAACAGTGCAGAGATACAAGCCGATTTGAGGATCAGTACGATCAGTAATGTTTCACAGTTAGATGGAATTGTTGTTTTAACCAATAAATCATACGGGAATCAACGTCTTGCGGGATTGCTTAAAATGAAGATTAAGAATTCGCCAATCATTCTTTTACAAAATGGTCTGGCTATTGAGGAACCATTCATTCATGAGGGATA
The DNA window shown above is from Lacibacter sp. H375 and carries:
- a CDS encoding GNAT family N-acetyltransferase translates to MQFNFDQDILLESEHLLLRPLSVADIENLLGVATADKSLLQFSPKQVYTKELLSEYISEAMLARVAKTRYPFSIFNKTSNCYAGSTSFLNISNADDRLEIGATWIDRSFHGTGLNRQCKFLLLQYAFYEAGAHRVEFRTDERNIRSRKAIEKTGGVFEGILKEHTLMYDGFRRNTCCYRILKSEWEQMKPSFIL
- a CDS encoding cupin domain-containing protein; this encodes MEKVNIIDELSTIKKYWTQKIIGVANGQLIKLAKGVGEINWHKHDDQDELFLLYKGHLTIQLRDQAIDLYPNDLFIVPKGVEHCPKADGEVEFLIMGINITSNAAGGRPSNRTFNDSSI